Proteins from a genomic interval of Halomonas alkaliantarctica:
- a CDS encoding nucleotidyl transferase AbiEii/AbiGii toxin family protein, with translation MTFTRPHHQKISQLLSQFNPEFLHQNNILFGGGTRIALELNEFRESVDIDLFCIGTDAYRVARSTITNVSFGELVKEGCEIERFAGREIRADRDAIRTLLVGTDKPIKLEIVNFSNQHLLPGEVNTLFPIACVSRVGCFATKLTANADRYNDHIKDILDLCMMRREWGNIPERAWEIACEEYGQRTISSALGRALRKLHQNEKAKVEAVDSLRVEPALANEIIDEQSNAWLEELMEKGLVERIQS, from the coding sequence ATGACATTCACACGCCCTCACCATCAAAAAATCAGTCAACTGCTTTCGCAATTTAACCCAGAGTTCCTCCATCAAAATAATATTCTTTTTGGTGGAGGCACGCGTATAGCTTTAGAGCTAAACGAGTTCCGCGAATCAGTAGACATAGATTTGTTTTGCATAGGGACAGATGCTTATCGTGTCGCTCGCTCTACCATTACGAATGTTAGTTTTGGTGAGCTAGTAAAAGAAGGCTGCGAAATCGAGAGATTTGCAGGACGAGAAATTCGTGCTGATCGAGACGCAATAAGGACGTTACTTGTTGGTACTGATAAGCCCATCAAACTTGAAATCGTGAATTTCAGCAATCAACACCTGCTACCCGGAGAAGTGAATACTCTTTTTCCTATCGCGTGCGTGAGTAGAGTTGGGTGTTTTGCTACCAAGCTGACTGCCAATGCCGATAGATACAACGACCATATCAAAGATATTTTAGACCTTTGTATGATGCGTAGAGAGTGGGGGAATATTCCTGAAAGGGCATGGGAAATAGCCTGTGAGGAGTATGGGCAGCGCACTATCTCTTCAGCATTAGGTCGGGCGTTAAGAAAGCTACATCAAAATGAGAAAGCGAAAGTGGAAGCAGTTGACTCGTTAAGAGTAGAGCCAGCATTAGCGAATGAAATTATCGATGAGCAATCAAATGCTTGGCTAGAAGAGTTAATGGAGAAGGGTTTGGTTGAGCGAATTCAAAGTTAG
- a CDS encoding phage tail tape measure protein, translated as MADLERSVAIIFEGVDQMGAGVDSATKRLDSIVGSAQGVVDPIANATAGILKFEAALLAGGAAATALAVKMAGDFDAQFKEATTLVDDTGESLDKLRGDLLAYGRDSTQSYEQINASVYGAISAGVEYTQSLDAVRQAEQLAVAGKGELDSSLTVLVSSLNAYGEGMESAQRFSDQLFTTVKNGQTTLPELGGSLANVTGMAASAGVGFDELLASIATLTATGSPTSEAITQIRGAISAILKPTKEASTVAGELGIEFSAAALESEGLQGVLVDVAEATGGNTEKMAQLFGGVEALNGVLTLTGLGAESFSENITAMANSAGATEVAYAKMADTVENNNQRISNAFQSLLITIGNPLLDEFGGIQQAIAAIFNSIGASVSDGQLQQFVDLIEGVMGSLEQSLLNAAENLPDALEAADLSGFVGGFEAVRDAVAGLFDNADLSTAEGLASVIETLGSGVNLLGEFTAGAIEQLVPFMETLAELAQWVTQLGPDVVALGGAIGGVGVAASSILAGIGGLLTILQALGGSSGALPVATRAIGGFVTSLGKIAGPAGAAWLAYSAIDDLMGKVNEFNEQPITLASKIEQDLADVENLQGDEFSLFNVENLLAGYESLRQHFGWGEEAAADFAIVGTEAEAAAVAVASAAQRMGGESSDNIKRLSDAAIETAIAVANASNQLRDGLAAIDSPLVDQIADLPGTLSDAAVALSSGEASIVATSEEIRDALTRVQDAFNQGDIDEQQYRSLTGALLELKESSEQAAQGQEALTGEVLSSEDAILKARQAVLDQTLALEELASNERIKNMEFAVDFKIAQMEADAKKVEAILNATSTTISSTAEAAASMFETLGGGELSFGDRWLARDAIEQQLQIQEQAANQQGQLIEAQVEQMRARTQALQSGDGLIKISSDGLEPALEMIMWQVLEKIQMRANAEGAEFLLGL; from the coding sequence ATGGCTGACCTGGAACGATCCGTTGCCATCATCTTTGAAGGCGTTGACCAGATGGGCGCTGGAGTAGACAGCGCCACCAAACGTCTGGATAGCATCGTTGGATCCGCCCAAGGCGTTGTTGATCCTATCGCTAATGCAACCGCGGGCATTCTCAAGTTTGAAGCGGCGTTGTTGGCTGGTGGCGCGGCGGCTACCGCGCTGGCCGTCAAGATGGCGGGTGACTTTGATGCGCAGTTTAAAGAAGCCACCACGCTGGTGGACGACACCGGCGAAAGCCTCGATAAGCTGCGTGGCGATCTTCTGGCTTATGGTCGCGATAGCACCCAGTCCTATGAGCAGATCAACGCTTCAGTGTATGGCGCGATTTCCGCTGGCGTGGAGTACACGCAATCACTGGATGCCGTTCGCCAGGCTGAGCAGCTGGCGGTGGCTGGTAAAGGAGAGCTTGATAGCTCGCTGACCGTGCTCGTGTCATCCCTGAATGCCTACGGCGAGGGCATGGAAAGCGCCCAGCGGTTCAGCGATCAGTTATTTACGACCGTCAAGAATGGCCAAACCACGTTGCCTGAGTTGGGTGGCTCGCTAGCCAATGTCACCGGCATGGCGGCCTCGGCTGGCGTGGGTTTTGACGAGCTTCTTGCTAGTATTGCCACGCTGACGGCAACGGGCTCGCCCACCAGCGAGGCTATTACCCAGATTCGGGGTGCCATTTCGGCAATACTCAAGCCAACCAAAGAAGCCTCCACCGTTGCGGGCGAGCTGGGCATCGAGTTCAGCGCTGCAGCTTTAGAAAGTGAAGGTCTACAGGGCGTGCTGGTGGACGTTGCCGAGGCGACCGGGGGTAATACTGAGAAGATGGCGCAGCTGTTCGGGGGCGTCGAGGCGTTGAACGGTGTCTTGACCCTAACGGGCCTGGGTGCAGAATCCTTTTCTGAAAACATCACGGCAATGGCCAACAGTGCGGGTGCCACAGAAGTCGCCTACGCGAAGATGGCGGATACGGTTGAGAACAACAACCAGCGCATCAGCAATGCTTTCCAAAGTCTGCTGATTACGATAGGCAACCCGCTCCTTGATGAGTTTGGCGGTATTCAGCAGGCCATTGCCGCGATCTTCAACAGCATCGGGGCCAGTGTCAGTGATGGCCAGCTGCAGCAGTTTGTCGATTTAATCGAAGGGGTGATGGGCTCCCTTGAGCAATCGCTACTCAATGCCGCAGAAAACCTGCCCGATGCCTTAGAGGCAGCCGACCTGTCAGGCTTCGTGGGTGGTTTTGAGGCCGTGCGCGATGCGGTGGCGGGCTTGTTCGATAACGCTGATTTAAGCACCGCAGAAGGCCTGGCGAGTGTAATTGAAACGCTGGGTAGCGGCGTTAATTTGCTTGGCGAGTTCACAGCTGGCGCGATTGAGCAGCTTGTTCCCTTTATGGAAACCTTGGCGGAGCTGGCGCAGTGGGTGACGCAGCTTGGCCCCGATGTGGTTGCCCTGGGCGGCGCTATTGGAGGCGTGGGCGTTGCCGCCTCCAGTATTCTGGCAGGCATTGGCGGTTTGTTAACTATTTTGCAAGCGCTAGGTGGCTCAAGCGGCGCCCTACCCGTGGCCACCCGAGCAATCGGTGGCTTTGTTACGTCGTTAGGCAAGATAGCGGGCCCGGCGGGAGCGGCCTGGTTGGCGTATTCCGCCATCGACGACCTGATGGGCAAAGTGAATGAGTTCAATGAACAGCCCATCACGCTGGCATCGAAAATCGAGCAGGATTTAGCCGACGTTGAAAACCTACAGGGCGATGAATTCTCACTGTTCAACGTTGAAAACCTGCTAGCGGGCTATGAGTCGCTACGGCAGCACTTTGGGTGGGGTGAGGAAGCGGCCGCAGACTTTGCAATTGTCGGTACCGAGGCAGAAGCCGCGGCCGTGGCGGTGGCCAGCGCGGCACAGCGTATGGGCGGTGAAAGCAGTGACAATATTAAGCGGCTGTCTGATGCCGCGATTGAAACCGCAATTGCCGTAGCCAATGCAAGTAACCAGCTAAGGGACGGCCTGGCCGCGATCGATAGCCCACTGGTCGATCAGATTGCTGATCTACCCGGCACGCTCTCAGACGCGGCGGTGGCATTGAGTAGCGGTGAGGCGTCGATTGTCGCCACCAGTGAAGAGATCCGCGACGCACTTACCCGCGTGCAAGATGCCTTCAACCAGGGCGACATCGATGAACAGCAATATCGCAGCCTGACCGGTGCGCTGCTGGAGCTCAAAGAGAGCAGCGAGCAGGCGGCGCAAGGTCAGGAGGCGCTGACTGGCGAGGTGTTGAGCAGTGAAGACGCGATACTCAAGGCACGCCAGGCCGTGCTGGATCAAACCCTCGCACTGGAAGAGCTGGCCAGCAATGAGCGCATCAAGAACATGGAGTTCGCGGTTGATTTCAAAATCGCGCAGATGGAAGCGGACGCCAAGAAAGTGGAAGCGATCCTTAATGCCACCAGTACCACTATTTCCAGCACCGCTGAGGCCGCTGCCAGTATGTTTGAGACGCTGGGCGGTGGCGAGCTGAGCTTTGGCGATCGCTGGCTTGCCCGTGATGCGATCGAGCAACAGCTGCAAATCCAAGAGCAGGCCGCCAATCAGCAGGGCCAACTGATTGAGGCCCAGGTTGAGCAAATGCGTGCCCGTACCCAGGCGCTGCAAAGCGGCGATGGACTGATCAAGATCAGCTCTGACGGCCTGGAGCCTGCGCTTGAGATGATCATGTGGCAGGTGCTGGAAAAAATTCAGATGCGCGCCAATGCCGAAGGCGCTGAATTTCTGCTTGGCCTTTAA